A window of Terriglobales bacterium contains these coding sequences:
- a CDS encoding alpha/beta hydrolase: MKRISLIVIALMFFPAVTFAQLNKEERDIRKDGGVPLEELRREPITFELDISYTDSGNPRHRLDLYLPKNRKSGKLPVIVFFHGGGWMHGDKSYGAAVLMPFLRTGQYAGVSVGYRLSGEAQWPAQIHDCKAAIRWLRANASKYALDADHIGVWGMSAGGHLVLMLGVSGDVPELEGDIGPYKGVSSKVAAVANFFGVSELLAIVGQPSDIDRTRSDAPEAKLIGGGLRENPEKAKAASPITYVTAKNPPVLTVHGTKDSTVPYDQAVRLDAALRKAGVPSYFVTVKGGGHGDFGTAADDRVKAFFDKYLRGKDVEISNEPLDKP; encoded by the coding sequence ATGAAACGCATTTCCTTGATTGTTATCGCATTGATGTTCTTTCCCGCTGTCACGTTTGCCCAGCTAAACAAGGAGGAGCGTGACATCCGCAAGGATGGCGGGGTGCCCCTGGAAGAACTGCGTCGAGAGCCCATCACGTTCGAGCTCGACATTTCCTACACCGACAGCGGGAATCCCAGGCATCGGCTCGACCTGTACCTGCCGAAGAATCGCAAGAGCGGCAAGCTGCCGGTGATCGTCTTTTTCCATGGCGGGGGGTGGATGCACGGGGACAAATCTTACGGGGCCGCCGTGCTGATGCCCTTTCTCCGCACCGGCCAGTACGCGGGCGTCTCGGTCGGGTACCGGTTATCCGGCGAGGCGCAATGGCCCGCGCAGATCCACGACTGCAAGGCAGCGATCCGCTGGCTCCGGGCGAACGCCTCGAAGTATGCGCTCGACGCCGACCACATTGGTGTGTGGGGCATGAGCGCGGGCGGGCACCTGGTTTTGATGCTGGGCGTGAGCGGGGACGTGCCGGAACTCGAGGGCGACATCGGCCCATATAAGGGCGTGAGCAGCAAGGTCGCTGCCGTTGCGAACTTCTTCGGTGTGTCGGAATTACTCGCGATCGTCGGCCAGCCGAGCGACATTGACCGCACCAGATCGGACGCTCCCGAGGCGAAGCTCATCGGCGGCGGTCTCCGCGAGAACCCCGAGAAGGCGAAAGCCGCTTCGCCGATTACTTACGTGACCGCGAAGAACCCGCCGGTGCTGACCGTCCACGGCACCAAAGATAGCACGGTTCCCTACGACCAGGCTGTCCGGCTCGATGCAGCGCTGCGGAAAGCTGGCGTGCCGAGTTATTTCGTCACCGTCAAAGGAGGCGGGCATGGCGACTTCGGCACCGCTGCAGACGATAGAGTGAAGGCGTTCTTCGACAAGTACCTGCGCGGGAAGGACGTAGAGATCTCGAACGAGCCACTGGATAAACCGTAG